A stretch of the Cheilinus undulatus linkage group 11, ASM1832078v1, whole genome shotgun sequence genome encodes the following:
- the fkbpl gene encoding FK506-binding protein-like, protein MDPCYPPDSRHDDRDHNDDDNDVTSWVSVCPKGLWRVQQKRTGDRGQQGGQQTSSPSGDDPTCNYSPRLGSLCLVRVCLKANMDEADTVLSENGHEEPDQSLFKVTDAKPTAFPRCQDSVLQVPLGDWITLRQGEGQCDIIEACMEGMRAGEKCEILISPVENGPDDENKPVCATVELKAFSPGKESWEMSPGEKWEWVKSHKDKGGERFRSGDLWGAADSYSRALKLLITLYGHIREAEKRGQLQEVKQQRDTDSEDKRQCRPSVNEFKTTKAELHSNLSLCQLKLNQPERARASAAKATQLEPGGAKAWYRLGQACQMVNELEEAKQAYKKLLELQPESSAAMKALKNIANKERETNTQLGLRLSKMFS, encoded by the exons ATGGATCCTTGTTATCCTCCAGATTCACGACATGATGACAGAGAccataatgatgatgataatgatgtcaCCTCCTGGGTGTCGGTGTGTCCCAAGGGCCTCTGGAGAGTACAGCAAAAGCGAACAGGCGATAGGGGTCAACAAGGGGGTCAACAGACTTCTTCTCCCTCTGGAGATGATCCAA CATGCAACTACAGTCCAAGGTTGGGCTCACTGTGTCTAGTCCGAGTGTGTCTGAAAGCTAACATGGATGAAGCAGACACTGTACTATCAGAAAATGGGCATGAGGAACCTGACCAGTCACTCTTCAAGGTTACGGATGCAAAACCTACTGCCTTCCCGAGGTGTCAGGATTCTGTGCTGCAGGTCCCCCTGGGTGACTGGATAACGCTGAGGCAAGGAGAGGGCCAGTGCGACATCATAGAAGCATGTATGGAGGGAAtgagagcaggagagaaatgtgAG ATACTGATTTCTCCCGTGGAAAATGGACCAGATGATGAAAATAAACCTGTATGTGCCACAGTTGAACTCAAAGCATTCTCCCCTGGTAAGGAATCCTGGGAAATGTCTcctggtgaaaagtgggaatGGGTAAAGTCACACAAAGACAAGGGTGGAGAAAGATTCAGGAGTGGGGATCTGTGGGGAGCGGCAGACAGCTACAGTCGGGCTTTAAAGCTTCTTATCACTCTCTATGGACACATTAGAGAAGCAGAGAAAAGGGGACAACTACAGGAAGTGAAGCAGCAAAGAGACACTGACTCGGAGGATAAAAGACAGTGCCGTCCTTCGGTGAATGAGTTCAAAACCACCAAAGCAGAGCTCCACTCGAACCTGTCTCTGTGTCAGCTTAAACTGAACCAACCAGAGCGAGCTAGGGCCAGTGCAGCTAAAGCCACTCAGCTGGAACCTGGGGGTGCTAAAGCCTGGTATCGACTGGGCCAAGCCTGCCAGATGGTGAACGAGCTGGAGGAGGCCAAGCAGGCATATAAGAAACTGCTGGAGCTACAGCCAGAATCATCTGCTGCGATGAAGGCACTCAAAAACATAGCAAATAAAGAGAGGGAGACAAACACACAGCTGGGACTTAGACTCAGCAAAATGTTCAGCTGA
- the si:dkey-109j17.5 gene encoding zinc finger BED domain-containing protein 4: MASASKVSILDYFNIVFEGENGKIESNCKACGTRIQAKRSVTSNFVTHLKRKHQAMYDDFVKRKDMKREGYTSASLHTSYITTGVNNRYTVPISAGVGGGGGGGAGGMRTLEGGVGGGSGGGVSKFDRHDPRQVLISEAIAKMIVRDLQPVSIVENQGFRELLQLLEPRYTPEGQHYIQSQLLPAYAYQAQLATRQALASAHALSLSVDLWKGFTGATSGYLGVTCHFLTSDWKMRSALLACLPLTGCTSGNRVLSDFDEVCHSHGVSGRAFRIVADPFSATATVKPCCLPGFLISTPLTSELQEDDKEGLDNGNSLKEGMRNGHGDCGEERDWEDLWEKGLGGCRVDCFSRCLEQCIREGLRCCPQLTPTLAKAACFYTYITSAVPPEKLSQVFDSPGLTTGGPGNTLPAAQDWAAQLKVLRRLLDSMEFLEELSGPGELALAVSERALLRELTDTLEPFTEAWDMLHGDRQSDLQTHRHVSISLALPCVLGLRKHLSETSTPHCPSLLAGLSQAVENHLAPILDDPLYITATTLDPQFKLTWSSTPDWHRQVLIEELSKYSTALNLTDPNTDLHSQSQTPPDPAPSPISPLSRPCKLFSFIKHRPTTQAKSLEQELAAYLREEPTDEEPLHYWRRKAIDFPQLAQVAKRALTIPACGTAVENIFTFAERCLRPERGRILPKNLETLIYLKANYRLLWTHS; the protein is encoded by the exons ATGGCGTCAGCTTCGAAGGTGTCTATTCTGGATTACTTTAATATCGTGTTTGAAGGAGAAAATGGGAAAATCGAGTCCAACTGCAAGGCTTGTGGCACCAGAATCCAGGCGAAACGGAGTGTCACGTCCAACTTCGTAACGCATCTCAAg CGGAAACACCAGGCTATGTATGATGACTTTGTGAAAAGGAAAGACATGAAGAGAGAGGGTTACACATCTGCTTCCCTTCATACTTCATACATCACGACTGGAGTGAATAACCGTTACACTGTCCCCATCAGTGCTGGagttggaggaggaggaggagggggtgctGGAGGAATGAGAACTCTTGAGGGAGGAGTGGGTGGAGGCTCTGGAGGAGGGGTGTCCAAGTTTGACCGGCATGACCCACGTCAG gtTTTGATCTCTGAAGCTATTGCTAAGATGATAGTGCGTGATCTGCAGCCTGTGTCCATAGTAGAAAATCAAGGTTTCAGAGAGCTGCTTCAGCTCCTGGAGCCCCGCTACACTCCTGAGGGCCAGCATTACATCCAGAGCCAGCTCCTTCCAGCGTACGCCTACCAGGCCCAGCTAGCCACCCGTCAGGCCCTGGCCTCAGCACACGCCCTTAGTCTCAGTGTGGACCTCTGGAAGGGCTTCACTGGAGCAACCTCAGG GTACCTCGGTGTCACCTGCCATTTCCTCACATCTGACTGGAAGATGCGTTCAGCTCTTCTGGCATGTCTCCCCCTGACTGGATGCACTTCTGGGAATCGTGTCCTTTCAGACTTTGATGAAGTGTGCCACTCTCATGGAGTATCCGGGAGAGCATTCCGTATTGTGGCAGACCCTTTCTCTGCAACAGCAACAGTAAAGCCATGTTGTCTACCTGGCTTCCTAATATCAACTCCTCTGACTAGTGAGCTTCAAGAGGATGATAAAGAAGGGCTGGATAATGGGAACAGTTTGAAAGAAGGGATGAGGAATGGCCATGGTGACTGTGGTGAGGAAAGAGACTGGGAGGACTTGTGGGAGAAGGGTCTGGGTGGTTGTAGGGTGGATTGTTTCTCTCGCTGTCTTGAGCAGTGTATCAGAGAGGGGTTACGATGCTGTCCACAACTCACCCCAACACTGGCCAAGGCTGCTTGTTTCTACACCTACATCACCTCTGCTGTCCCTCCTGAAAAACTGAGCCAAGTCTTTGACAGTCCTGGGTTGACCACAGGGGGACCAGGAAACACCCTACCTGCAGCACAGGACTGGGCTGCCCAGCTCAAG GTGCTTCGACGGCTGCTGGACTCCATGGAGTTCCTGGAAGAGTTGAGTGGTCCCGGGGAGCTGGCGCTGGCTGTATCAGAGAGAGCTCTGCTGAGGGAGCTGACTGACACTTTAGAGCCTTTCACCGAGGCCTGGGACATGCTGCATGGTGACCGACAGTCAGAtctgcagacacacagacatgtgTCCATCAGCCTTGCTCTGCCGTGTGTTCTGGGCCTTCGGAAGCATCTTTCTGAGACGTCGACCCCGCACTGCCCCTCTCTCCTGGCTGGCCTCAGCCAGGCTGTTGAAAATCATCTGGCTCCCATTCTGGACGACCCCCTCTACATCACTGCCACCACCCTGGACCCCCAGTTCAAGCTCACATGGAGCAGCACCCCTGACTGGCACAGACAAGTCCTCATAGAGGAATTATCCAAATATTCAACAGCTTTGAACCTAACAGACCCGAACACAGACCTTCATTCCCAATCCCAAACCCCTCCTGACCCGGCTCCATCACCAATCTCCCCCCTCTCTCGACCCTGCAAGCTCTTCTCTTTCATCAAGCACAGACCGACCACACAGGCTAAGAGCTTAGAGCAGGAGCTGGCAGCGTACCTGCGTGAGGAACCCACAGATGAAGAGCCTTTGCATTACTGGCGGCGCAAAGCAATTGACTTTCCTCAGCTTGCACAGGTGGCTAAGAGAGCATTAACCATACCTGCTTGTGGCACAGCCGTAGAGAACATTTTCACCTTTGCAGAGCGCTGTCTGCGGCCAGAGAGAGGCCGCATCTTACCAAAGAACCTGGAGACGCTTATCTACCTCAAAGCCAACTACAGATTATTATGGACTCATAGCTAA
- the ccdc115 gene encoding coiled-coil domain-containing protein 115: protein MGVTELEESSLLLDDKLLRFMDLLELLAEKRATLNSLIEQGWFSISKARYSMGNKQVSALQYASETEPLVYVNARTLDDGEVDFCTEKAEQKSSYEPEKDSQSIEDIGPQEEGVRRRNRPKKDTMEKEDREEGSDKKTPEVTSVKISHHSPQQDPLKWFGILVPQSLKQAQSSFKQVIELSAEIATLQAAVVKTRQELKHDIEDKLILQEKASAVQLEKLAE from the exons ATGGGTGTTACAGAATTAGAGGAATCTTCTCTTTTACTGGACGACAAGCTTCTCCGTTTCATGGACCTGCTGGAGTTACTGGCAGAGAAACGAGCCACGCTTAACTCTCTCATCGAGCAG GGATGGTTTTCTATATCCAAGGCTAGATACTCCATGGGAAACAAGCAAGTGTCTGCTCTTCAGTATGCAAGTGAAACTGAGCCCCTAGTTTATGTGAATGCAAG AACACTCGATGATGGTGAGGTGGATTTCTGCACAGAAAAGGCTGAGCAAAAATCTAGTTATGAGCCTGAAAAAGATTCACAGTCAATAGAGGATATTGGACCTCAAGAAGAAG GTGTCAGGAGAAGAAACAGGCCAAAAAAAGATACCATGGAAAAAGAGGATAGAGAAGAAGGAAGCGACAAGAAAACTCCTGAAGTAACTTCAGTTAAAATAAGTCATCACAGTCCTCAGCAAGATCCACTGAAATGGTTTGGGATTCTGGTGCCTCAGTCTCTAAAACAAGCACAGTCGTCATTCAAGCAAG ttatagAGCTGTCAGCTGAGATTGCGACCCTTCAAGCTGCTGTGGTGAAAACACGTCAGGAGCTAAAACACGACATTGAAGACAAACTGATACTCCAGGAGAAAGCCTCAGCGGTCCAGCTAGAGAAGCTGGCAGAGTGA
- the LOC121518097 gene encoding 3-beta-hydroxysteroid-Delta(8),Delta(7)-isomerase, protein MDATTATGVIHPYWPRDLLIPAYVANDRSMSEILVFLFSVSGVFLLVTWLITGQKGAAGRLSTWRRLAVCWFAVCGFIHGVIEGWFSLYYAVIPGDQSFLSQLWKEYSKGDSRYVIADNFTVCMETVTAWLWGPFSFWTVFAFLTNKPYRFVLQLIISLGQLYGAVLYFFTEHRDGYAHSELGHPIYFWFYFVFMNMLWIVIPFVLILDAWKQLSAAQTHTDVTKSQKSKWN, encoded by the exons ATGGATGCCACAACAGCAACTGGAGTCATTCATCCCTACTGGCCAAGGGACCTTTTGATCCCCGCCTATGTAGCAAATGACCGATCCATGTCAGAGATTTTGGTGttcctgttttctgtctctggtGTATTTCTGCTTGTGACCTGGCTCATTACTGGTCAGAAAGGAGCTGCTGGCAGACTGAGTACCTGGAGGCGTCTGGCTGTATGCTGGTTTGCTGTCTGTGGTTTCATCCATGGTGTCATTGAAGGCTGGTTCTCTCTGTATTATGCGGTTATTCCTGGGGACCAGAGCTTCCTGTCACAGCTGT GGAAAGAGTACTCCAAAGGAGATAGTCGATATGTAAT AGCAGATAACTTCACTGTGTGTATGGAGACTGTGACTGCATGGTTATGGGGCCCTTTCAGCTTTTGGACTGTCTTCGCTTTCTTAACCAACAAACCATACAGATTTGTTCTGCAGCTGATTATTTCATTAG GTCAGCTATACGGAGCTGTGCTTTACTTCTTCACTGAGCACAGAGATGGTTATGCTCACAGCGAGCTGGGACATCCCATCTACTTCTGGTTCTACTTTGTGTTCATGAATATGCTGTGGATTGTCATACCATTTGTGCTCATCCTTGATGCTTGGAAACAGTTGTCAGCAGCCCAGACACACACTGATGtcacaaagtcacaaaaatctaaatggAACTGA